A portion of the Staphylococcus felis genome contains these proteins:
- a CDS encoding threonine/serine exporter family protein, producing the protein MTLFLIFIFSFLTSFGFAFIYDAPQRLFLPAGLCGGLGYLMFFITSDTFAIDSIYASLCGSFVVGLMSHMMARVCKAPVILFMVPGIIPLVPGSIFFKGAQKVLTLEFNEANDIFVRATLIAGAIAVGLLFSNQLAKSFFKSPTARIKQSFSKNHLK; encoded by the coding sequence ATGACGTTATTCTTAATATTTATATTTAGTTTTTTAACCTCATTTGGCTTTGCATTTATATATGATGCACCTCAACGCTTATTTTTACCGGCTGGATTGTGCGGAGGACTAGGTTATTTAATGTTTTTTATAACGAGCGATACATTTGCGATTGATAGTATTTATGCAAGTTTGTGCGGTAGTTTTGTAGTTGGCTTAATGAGTCATATGATGGCAAGAGTATGTAAAGCCCCTGTGATTTTATTTATGGTCCCCGGGATTATTCCGCTAGTACCAGGAAGTATATTCTTCAAAGGGGCACAAAAGGTATTAACACTTGAGTTTAATGAAGCTAATGATATTTTTGTTCGCGCGACGCTGATAGCAGGTGCAATAGCAGTGGGGCTATTATTTTCAAATCAATTAGCCAAATCATTTTTCAAAAGCCCTACAGCACGCATTAAGCAAAGTTTTAGCAAAAACCATTTAAAATAG
- a CDS encoding threonine/serine exporter family protein, which produces MILAGRILLECGAEASRVEDTMNRIASSYGYHDTQGYALNIFINFSLSPDHDTRMVKIKKNDTNLRNVYLVNEISRQISKRQLTYEKAYQMLKRIDQQSERHKLWHKMLFAGMISMGFLYLQDASWIDLFPAVLAGALGYFVTEWMKEKHLTLFIPDLLGAIVIGIVAILLNRWLGNPNLGATITAAVMPIVPGVLITTAIQDLFERHMLMFTAKFLEAIVTSFGIGAGITTAFILL; this is translated from the coding sequence GTGATTTTAGCAGGCCGTATTTTACTTGAATGTGGAGCTGAGGCGTCACGTGTAGAAGATACAATGAACCGTATCGCTAGCAGTTATGGTTATCATGACACACAAGGTTATGCATTGAATATTTTTATTAACTTTTCATTATCTCCAGATCATGATACACGGATGGTTAAAATTAAAAAAAATGATACGAATTTGCGCAACGTCTATTTAGTCAATGAAATTTCGAGGCAGATTTCGAAGCGGCAGTTGACATATGAAAAGGCTTATCAAATGTTAAAGCGGATTGATCAACAGTCAGAGCGTCATAAGCTATGGCATAAAATGTTGTTTGCCGGTATGATTTCGATGGGGTTCTTATATTTACAAGATGCCAGTTGGATTGACCTTTTTCCTGCTGTGTTAGCCGGAGCATTAGGGTATTTTGTGACAGAATGGATGAAGGAGAAGCACTTGACGCTATTTATTCCCGATTTGTTGGGTGCGATTGTGATTGGTATAGTCGCAATACTGTTAAATCGTTGGCTCGGCAATCCTAACTTAGGCGCAACTATTACTGCTGCAGTCATGCCGATCGTTCCTGGTGTGCTCATTACGACAGCTATTCAAGATTTGTTTGAACGTCACATGCTGATGTTTACTGCCAAGTTTTTAGAAGCGATTGTGACTTCATTTGGAATAGGGGCTGGTATCACAACTGCATTTATTCTTTTATAG
- a CDS encoding APC family permease gives MNSEQQKLKPTIGLFTAVTIIVGTIIGSGVFVKPSSVLEYAGTNNMALWAWLIGGFLTLASGLTIAEVGAQITRTGGLYAYIKDIYGSFWGFLTGYALTVLYGPAIIVSLILFLGILITSFFSISATWTIPIGAGIFIALLLINMVGTYYANSVQNITTLAKLIPIFAIVVFGLIFGSEGVFGHDVTQIILDNDGTVNFGRAVLATLFAYDGWIMLTTMSGEMKRPQKDLPLAMLIGILVVTLVYVLINVAIFKILPASEVYLLGNSVSFEAATVIFGSLGAKIVNIGLIVSIIGTLNGKVMTFPRIPFAMAQDNLLPGSRYVQYISKKFETPIGAHLVMTVLTVMILILSIVFPKIFDADYLSEITIFVIYFFYLASFVGLFVLRRRYKDRKRSYSVPLYPVLPILAMLGGLFIIINTFISDPLGAGIAIVGLLAGIPIYLLKVRRQQRSLK, from the coding sequence ATGAATTCGGAGCAACAAAAGTTAAAGCCGACGATTGGATTGTTCACAGCAGTAACGATTATTGTGGGAACGATTATAGGATCAGGCGTTTTCGTTAAGCCGAGTTCTGTACTTGAATATGCGGGTACGAACAATATGGCGCTATGGGCTTGGCTCATAGGTGGATTTTTAACTTTAGCATCCGGCCTGACGATTGCTGAGGTAGGTGCACAAATTACACGTACAGGCGGGCTATATGCATACATAAAAGATATATATGGTTCTTTTTGGGGGTTTTTGACAGGCTATGCATTGACTGTTTTATACGGTCCAGCCATTATCGTATCGCTTATACTGTTTTTAGGCATTTTGATTACGAGCTTTTTTTCGATTAGTGCGACATGGACGATTCCAATAGGAGCTGGTATTTTTATCGCTCTACTTTTAATTAATATGGTAGGGACATATTATGCCAATAGTGTGCAAAATATTACAACACTTGCGAAGTTGATCCCTATTTTTGCCATTGTCGTATTTGGCTTGATTTTTGGGAGTGAAGGGGTTTTTGGTCATGATGTGACCCAAATCATTCTCGATAATGATGGGACAGTCAACTTTGGACGTGCGGTGCTTGCGACGTTATTTGCATATGATGGATGGATTATGCTAACGACAATGTCAGGTGAGATGAAGCGCCCTCAAAAAGATTTACCACTTGCGATGTTAATCGGGATTTTGGTTGTGACATTGGTTTATGTACTTATCAATGTCGCGATATTTAAAATACTACCAGCTTCAGAAGTGTATTTATTAGGTAATAGTGTGAGCTTTGAAGCGGCGACTGTGATTTTTGGAAGTTTAGGAGCCAAAATTGTTAACATTGGTTTAATCGTTTCTATTATCGGAACATTAAATGGGAAGGTCATGACATTTCCGCGGATTCCTTTTGCAATGGCACAAGATAATTTGTTGCCGGGTTCAAGATATGTACAATATATTAGTAAAAAGTTTGAAACACCAATTGGCGCACATCTTGTCATGACAGTATTGACAGTGATGATCTTAATATTAAGCATCGTATTTCCTAAGATTTTTGATGCGGATTATTTATCTGAGATTACTATTTTCGTCATTTACTTTTTCTATCTTGCTTCATTTGTAGGCTTGTTTGTTTTACGTCGTAGGTATAAGGATAGAAAACGTTCATACTCTGTTCCGCTTTATCCAGTTTTACCAATTTTAGCGATGTTAGGCGGCTTGTTTATTATTATCAACACTTTTATATCAGATCCATTAGGTGCAGGTATTGCAATAGTTGGACTTTTAGCAGGTATTCCCATTTATTTATTAAAGGTTCGACGTCAACAACGTTCTCTAAAGTAG
- the hemQ gene encoding hydrogen peroxide-dependent heme synthase: MSHAAETLDGWYSLHLFYAIDWASWRLVPEADRQEMVEQLESLLTRFKGAKANGEGDHVLYNVTGQKADLLLWFLRPEMKNLTDIETEINKLPIADHFIPTYSYVSVVELSNYLAGDSNEDPYQNPHVRARLYPELPEKEYICFYPMNKRRNETYNWYMLSMEERKKLMYDHGMIGRKYAGKIKQFITGSVGFDDYEWGVTLFADDVLQFKKIVYEMRFDETTARYGEFGSFFIGHRVERLATLFEMNTQ, encoded by the coding sequence ATGAGTCATGCAGCAGAAACCTTAGATGGTTGGTATAGCTTACATTTATTTTATGCAATAGATTGGGCATCATGGAGATTAGTACCTGAAGCAGATCGTCAAGAAATGGTAGAACAACTGGAGTCTTTATTAACACGATTCAAAGGTGCAAAAGCAAATGGTGAAGGGGATCATGTTCTATATAATGTGACCGGTCAAAAAGCTGACTTATTGTTATGGTTCTTACGCCCTGAAATGAAAAATCTTACTGATATTGAAACAGAAATCAATAAATTACCAATTGCAGACCACTTTATTCCAACGTATTCGTATGTATCAGTCGTTGAATTGAGTAATTATCTTGCAGGCGATTCTAATGAAGATCCTTACCAAAATCCTCATGTAAGAGCAAGATTATATCCGGAATTGCCTGAAAAAGAATATATTTGTTTCTACCCGATGAACAAGCGTCGTAATGAAACTTACAACTGGTATATGCTTTCTATGGAAGAACGTAAAAAGTTAATGTATGACCACGGCATGATTGGTCGTAAGTATGCCGGTAAAATTAAACAATTCATCACTGGATCAGTTGGTTTTGACGACTATGAATGGGGTGTTACGCTATTCGCAGATGATGTACTTCAATTTAAGAAGATTGTTTATGAGATGCGTTTTGATGAAACAACAGCGCGCTACGGTGAGTTCGGAAGCTTCTTCATTGGCCACCGAGTAGAGCGATTGGCAACATTATTTGAAATGAACACACAATAA
- the pta gene encoding phosphate acetyltransferase, producing MSSLLDVLKDKLSGKNVRIVLPEGEDERVLSAAVELQASDYVQPIVLGNEANIQSLASEKGLNIEGIEVIQPDTSDLKADLVAKFVERRKGKATEEQAQELLNNVNYFGTMLVYTGQADGLVSGAAHSTADTVRPALQIIKTKPGVSKTSGVFFMIKDDKQYIFGDCAINPELAAQDLAEIAIESAKTAQSFGMDPRVAMLSFSTKGSAKSDDTEKVSEAVKLAQDKIETEQLSNVVIDGEFQFDAAMVPEVAQKKAPGAQIQGDANVFIFPSLEAGNIGYKIAQRLGGFDAVGPVLQGLNSPVNDLSRGCSTEDVYNLSIITAAQSLQ from the coding sequence ATGTCTAGTTTATTAGATGTATTAAAAGACAAACTTTCAGGAAAAAATGTACGTATCGTACTACCAGAAGGTGAAGATGAACGTGTATTATCAGCTGCTGTTGAATTACAAGCTTCTGACTATGTTCAACCTATTGTTTTAGGCAATGAAGCTAACATTCAATCATTAGCATCTGAAAAGGGGTTAAATATTGAAGGTATCGAAGTGATTCAACCTGACACAAGTGATTTAAAAGCAGATTTAGTTGCTAAATTTGTTGAACGTCGTAAAGGGAAAGCAACTGAAGAGCAAGCTCAAGAATTACTTAATAACGTTAACTATTTTGGTACAATGCTCGTTTATACAGGTCAAGCTGACGGATTAGTAAGCGGTGCAGCACATTCAACAGCTGACACTGTAAGACCTGCTTTACAAATCATCAAAACAAAACCAGGTGTATCTAAAACATCAGGTGTCTTCTTTATGATTAAAGATGACAAACAATATATCTTCGGCGATTGTGCAATCAACCCAGAGCTTGCCGCACAAGACTTAGCTGAAATCGCTATCGAAAGTGCTAAAACAGCTCAAAGCTTCGGCATGGACCCACGCGTTGCAATGCTTAGCTTTTCAACAAAAGGTTCAGCAAAATCTGACGACACTGAAAAAGTATCAGAAGCTGTTAAACTAGCACAAGATAAAATTGAAACTGAACAATTATCAAACGTTGTCATCGACGGTGAATTCCAATTTGATGCTGCTATGGTACCTGAAGTAGCTCAAAAGAAAGCACCTGGTGCTCAAATTCAAGGCGATGCTAACGTATTTATCTTCCCAAGCCTAGAAGCTGGTAACATCGGCTATAAAATTGCTCAACGTTTAGGTGGCTTTGATGCAGTAGGACCTGTTTTACAAGGACTTAACTCACCTGTTAATGACTTATCACGTGGTTGCTCAACTGAAGACGTATACAACTTATCTATTATTACAGCAGCACAAAGTTTACAATAA
- a CDS encoding lipoate--protein ligase family protein, with the protein MDLSSKYFNDVAWRYIDHSTGLEPMQSFAFDDTFSERVGNDLSPNIVRTWVHQHTVILGIHDSRLPFLKDGIHYLTDERGYNAIVRNSGGLGVVLDQGILNVSLIFKGKTEVSIDEAFTVMYLLISKMFEDEDVEIDTHEIVHSYCPGKYDLSINNQKFAGISQRRVRGGIAVQIYLCVEGSGSERAQLMHDFYQHALKGAQTKFAYPDIHPDCMASLETLLGREITVQDVMFKLLYAIKDLGGQLNMDPITTDEMILYDKYYERIVERNAKMNAQIE; encoded by the coding sequence ATGGATTTGTCATCTAAATACTTTAACGATGTTGCTTGGCGCTATATTGATCATTCAACAGGTCTTGAGCCCATGCAGTCATTTGCTTTTGACGATACGTTTTCCGAACGCGTAGGCAATGATTTATCTCCTAACATCGTTCGTACATGGGTACATCAACATACAGTCATTCTTGGCATTCATGATTCTCGTCTTCCTTTTTTAAAAGACGGCATACACTATCTCACAGATGAACGAGGGTATAATGCTATCGTTCGTAATTCTGGGGGATTAGGTGTTGTATTGGACCAAGGCATCCTAAACGTATCTTTAATTTTCAAAGGTAAAACTGAAGTTTCTATTGACGAAGCATTTACTGTGATGTATCTGCTGATTTCTAAAATGTTTGAAGATGAAGATGTCGAAATAGATACGCATGAAATTGTACATTCATATTGTCCGGGTAAATATGACTTAAGTATAAATAATCAAAAATTTGCCGGTATTTCACAGCGTCGTGTTCGTGGAGGTATTGCTGTACAAATTTATCTATGTGTTGAAGGATCCGGTAGTGAACGCGCACAACTGATGCATGACTTTTATCAACATGCTTTAAAAGGGGCTCAAACAAAGTTCGCCTATCCTGATATTCACCCAGACTGCATGGCATCACTCGAAACACTATTAGGCCGTGAAATCACAGTTCAAGATGTCATGTTCAAGTTGCTCTATGCTATTAAAGACTTAGGTGGGCAGTTGAATATGGATCCTATTACGACTGATGAAATGATATTGTATGACAAATACTATGAACGCATTGTTGAGCGCAACGCTAAAATGAATGCTCAAATTGAATAA
- a CDS encoding DHA2 family efflux MFS transporter permease subunit: MFVVIYSVIALSIVVLLNIILIKRSRKRKMTKRNIQSNIEAKTHDDNKMLEETNEVERDSSGQATSQSQVKDAAQDYIFKKGVTRNKILLAMIFGMFIAILNQTLLNTALPKINTDFNITASTGQWLMTGFMLVNGILIPISAFLFNKYSYRRLFLFSMFVFTIGSLICGFAWNFPVMMTGRIFQAIGAGILMPLGTNVFMTIFPPHKRGMAMGTLGIAMILAPAIGPTLSGYIVENYDWHTMFFGMFVVGIISFVIAYGWFGIYQKTTNPKADVAGIILSTIGFGALLYGFSEAGNDGWTSTKIIVMFIIGIIFTAAFVIREVTMKVPMLNFEVLKYSGYTLTAVINMIVTMSLFGGMILLPLYLQNLRGFSALDSGLLLLPGALIMGVMGPIAGKLLDTIGIKPLAIIGLAITTYGTWELTQLTMDTPYSSILMIYIVRSFGMSFIMMPIMTAGMNALPSRLISHGNALVNTMRQLAGSIGTAILVTVMTQQTESHLATFQQDLDRTDPFIKDQLQAMAQQMGGESQATSAIIRFINQLASVDGVNSAFWVATALSGLALILSFFLRGKSHYISGE, from the coding sequence ATGTTTGTAGTCATATATAGTGTGATTGCCCTTAGTATAGTTGTATTGTTAAACATTATTTTGATAAAGCGTAGTCGTAAACGTAAAATGACAAAGCGCAATATACAATCGAATATCGAAGCAAAGACACATGATGATAATAAAATGTTGGAAGAAACGAATGAGGTTGAGCGTGATTCCAGCGGTCAAGCGACAAGTCAAAGCCAAGTGAAAGATGCGGCGCAAGACTATATATTTAAAAAAGGGGTTACACGAAATAAAATTTTGTTAGCGATGATTTTTGGGATGTTCATTGCCATTTTGAATCAAACATTGCTCAATACAGCACTTCCGAAAATCAATACGGATTTTAATATTACGGCATCAACTGGTCAATGGTTAATGACTGGTTTTATGTTAGTGAATGGAATTTTAATTCCAATTAGTGCGTTTCTATTTAATAAATATTCATATCGACGACTCTTTTTATTTTCAATGTTTGTTTTTACAATAGGTTCTTTAATATGTGGCTTTGCTTGGAATTTCCCTGTAATGATGACAGGGCGTATATTTCAAGCCATTGGGGCAGGTATTCTGATGCCGCTAGGGACAAATGTGTTTATGACCATTTTCCCGCCACATAAACGAGGTATGGCAATGGGGACGCTTGGTATTGCGATGATATTAGCACCAGCTATCGGGCCAACGCTGTCAGGTTATATAGTCGAAAACTATGATTGGCATACGATGTTTTTCGGAATGTTTGTCGTCGGAATCATTTCTTTTGTGATTGCGTACGGTTGGTTTGGTATTTATCAAAAAACAACAAATCCTAAAGCGGATGTAGCTGGTATTATTTTGAGTACAATAGGCTTCGGTGCGTTATTGTATGGATTTAGTGAAGCGGGGAACGATGGTTGGACATCTACTAAAATAATTGTGATGTTCATTATCGGTATCATATTTACGGCAGCATTTGTAATACGAGAAGTCACAATGAAAGTGCCTATGCTTAATTTTGAAGTATTAAAGTATTCAGGTTATACATTGACAGCTGTGATTAATATGATTGTGACGATGAGTTTATTTGGGGGTATGATTTTGTTGCCGCTATATTTACAAAACTTGCGAGGGTTCTCTGCTTTAGATTCTGGGTTGTTACTTCTCCCAGGCGCATTAATTATGGGTGTTATGGGACCTATTGCTGGTAAGTTGCTTGATACAATTGGTATTAAACCTTTGGCAATTATCGGTTTGGCCATCACAACTTACGGAACGTGGGAGCTTACGCAACTCACAATGGACACACCATATTCTAGTATTTTGATGATTTATATTGTCCGATCATTTGGAATGAGCTTTATTATGATGCCTATTATGACTGCAGGGATGAATGCGTTACCTTCTCGTTTAATTTCTCACGGTAATGCACTGGTCAATACAATGCGTCAATTAGCAGGATCAATCGGTACGGCTATTCTAGTAACGGTAATGACACAGCAAACAGAATCACATTTAGCAACATTCCAACAAGATTTAGATCGTACGGATCCATTTATCAAAGATCAATTACAAGCTATGGCGCAACAAATGGGAGGAGAATCCCAAGCCACGTCTGCAATAATCCGTTTTATCAATCAACTTGCATCAGTTGATGGCGTTAACAGTGCATTTTGGGTAGCCACTGCACTCAGTGGACTTGCACTTATTTTGAGCTTTTTCTTACGAGGTAAATCTCATTATATATCAGGAGAATAG
- a CDS encoding HlyD family efflux transporter periplasmic adaptor subunit, whose amino-acid sequence MKKIIMINIISIVLLVIIGIVGFYFYNQSVNYIKTDNAQVDGQQIKIASPASGQISKLDVKEGDKLNKGDTVAQVQSQSGEGGSQSMTIEMPSNGTIAKLDAQSEGVAQAGQPIAYAYNMDDLYITANIDETAIQDVKKGQAVDVSIDGQDAKIKGEVDQIGKATASSFSLMPSSNSDGNYTKVTQVVPVTIKLDNQPSNGVVPGMNAEVSIHKN is encoded by the coding sequence ATGAAAAAAATAATCATGATTAATATTATATCGATAGTACTATTAGTCATTATCGGGATAGTGGGTTTTTACTTTTACAATCAATCAGTGAACTATATCAAAACGGATAATGCACAAGTTGATGGACAACAAATTAAAATAGCAAGTCCAGCATCAGGCCAAATCTCGAAATTAGATGTCAAAGAAGGAGACAAATTAAATAAAGGTGATACAGTCGCTCAAGTACAATCACAATCTGGAGAAGGTGGATCACAATCTATGACTATTGAGATGCCTTCGAATGGAACGATTGCCAAATTAGATGCTCAATCAGAAGGGGTTGCACAAGCAGGTCAACCGATAGCATACGCATACAATATGGATGATTTATATATTACGGCTAATATTGACGAAACAGCAATTCAAGATGTAAAAAAAGGTCAGGCCGTTGACGTTTCAATTGATGGTCAAGACGCTAAAATTAAAGGTGAAGTTGATCAGATTGGTAAAGCTACGGCATCTAGTTTTTCACTCATGCCATCATCGAATAGCGATGGCAACTATACAAAAGTGACACAGGTTGTTCCGGTCACTATCAAATTAGATAATCAGCCTTCAAATGGCGTAGTTCCAGGAATGAATGCAGAAGTCAGTATACACAAAAACTAA
- a CDS encoding TetR/AcrR family transcriptional regulator — protein sequence MNRAKARIKIFKAMVKLLETETFESITIKQLCAESGVHRSTFYAHFEDKYQLFDTMTAFHMSKYKKLMDYLSQTVQNCELDEVKYKVLKTFQLMFRYIKRYQAFFTAVIVTHPQVHLIQAYIKLTKDAYKKMLNDLPNLNDADHFIQYTIGGQLSLIYAWLADDCKEPTRRMARILYTNILKTDR from the coding sequence ATGAATCGAGCTAAAGCGCGTATTAAAATATTTAAAGCCATGGTCAAACTGTTAGAGACCGAAACATTTGAATCCATTACAATTAAACAACTCTGTGCTGAAAGTGGTGTTCACCGCTCTACTTTTTATGCACATTTTGAAGATAAATACCAATTATTTGATACGATGACAGCTTTTCATATGTCGAAATACAAAAAATTAATGGACTATCTTTCACAAACCGTTCAAAACTGTGAATTAGATGAAGTGAAATATAAAGTGTTAAAAACCTTTCAACTGATGTTCCGTTATATTAAACGCTATCAAGCCTTTTTTACTGCAGTCATTGTGACACATCCTCAAGTTCATTTGATTCAAGCGTATATCAAACTAACTAAGGATGCCTACAAAAAGATGCTTAATGATTTACCTAACCTAAATGATGCCGATCATTTTATTCAATATACTATTGGTGGACAGCTTTCACTTATTTACGCCTGGCTTGCGGATGACTGCAAGGAGCCTACACGAAGAATGGCACGAATCTTATATACAAATATTTTGAAAACAGATCGATAA
- a CDS encoding DUF3923 family protein, protein MKLSWILWWILNAFWLVIFIASTIFIWTRSVDAAGITQIHDAKLAAFIVLVVAFLFPFIVQIIWMIINIIVSKNKQPRKYVNH, encoded by the coding sequence ATGAAATTATCATGGATACTTTGGTGGATACTGAATGCTTTTTGGTTAGTTATATTTATTGCTAGTACAATCTTTATTTGGACAAGGAGCGTTGATGCTGCAGGCATAACACAAATCCACGATGCTAAATTAGCTGCTTTTATTGTGTTAGTAGTAGCTTTTCTATTTCCATTCATTGTTCAAATTATTTGGATGATTATTAATATTATTGTAAGTAAAAATAAACAACCTAGAAAATATGTTAATCATTAA